The following are encoded together in the Rhizobium tumorigenes genome:
- a CDS encoding ABC transporter ATP-binding protein codes for MSFLRIDSVSKSFGPNTVVKDFSMGIEKGEFVSFLGPSGCGKTTVLRMIAGFETPTSGSILIGGKEQRDLKPNKRNIGMVFQAYALFPNMSVFDNVAFGLKVAGAPKAEIASRVKEMLALIRLDHLSDRFPYQMSGGQQQRVALARALAVKPQVLLLDEPLSALDAKIRVSLREEIRLIQQKLGITTVFVTHDQEEALSISDRIVVMNAGRADQIGTPFEIYNHPATRFVASFVGTLNLIEAKVVDPATNRISIGDQGVTLKQSVTAFKAGDTVSLALRPEAGSLSEGATGDTSLTGDVTSAHFLGSVIRTRMNVGGNTISFDMFNAPGKLPPAVGERVTLRFAAEDLLVIND; via the coding sequence ATGAGCTTCCTCAGGATCGATTCGGTCAGCAAAAGTTTCGGCCCGAACACCGTTGTAAAAGACTTCAGCATGGGCATCGAAAAGGGCGAGTTCGTCTCGTTCCTCGGGCCGTCCGGCTGCGGCAAGACGACGGTTCTGCGGATGATCGCCGGCTTCGAGACGCCGACATCGGGCTCGATCCTGATCGGCGGCAAGGAGCAGCGGGACCTGAAGCCGAACAAGCGCAACATTGGCATGGTCTTCCAGGCCTACGCCCTGTTCCCCAACATGTCGGTGTTCGACAATGTCGCCTTCGGCCTGAAAGTTGCCGGCGCGCCCAAGGCGGAGATCGCAAGTCGGGTCAAGGAGATGCTGGCGCTGATCCGGCTCGATCACCTCTCCGACCGTTTCCCCTATCAGATGTCCGGCGGCCAGCAGCAGCGCGTCGCGCTCGCCCGTGCCCTGGCTGTCAAGCCGCAGGTGCTGCTGCTCGACGAACCGCTGTCGGCGCTGGACGCCAAGATCCGCGTGTCGCTGCGGGAGGAAATCCGCCTCATCCAGCAGAAACTCGGCATCACCACCGTCTTCGTCACCCACGACCAGGAAGAGGCGCTGTCGATCTCCGACCGCATCGTCGTCATGAACGCCGGCCGCGCTGACCAGATCGGTACGCCCTTCGAGATCTACAATCATCCGGCAACGCGCTTCGTCGCCTCCTTCGTCGGCACGCTGAACCTGATCGAGGCGAAGGTCGTCGATCCCGCCACCAACCGGATTTCGATCGGCGATCAAGGCGTGACGCTGAAGCAGTCGGTCACCGCCTTCAAGGCAGGCGACACGGTGTCGCTGGCGTTGCGGCCGGAGGCGGGATCGCTGTCCGAAGGTGCCACGGGCGATACCTCGCTCACCGGCGACGTCACCTCGGCACATTTTCTGGGCTCGGTCATCCGCACCCGCATGAATGTCGGCGGCAACACGATTTCCTTCGACATGTTCAACGCCCCCGGCAAACTGCCGCCGGCCGTCGGCGAACGCGTCACCCTGCGCTTTGCCGCGGAAGACCTCCTGGTCATCAACGACTGA
- a CDS encoding 6,7-dimethyl-8-ribityllumazine synthase, with product MTISTLPQKGKIALVRARWHAEIVDQCIDSFIAEWSKYDDRGAAAVEVFDVPGALEIPLHVQTLARTGRYSAVVAAAFVVDGGIYRHDFVAGSVLDALMRVQLDTGVPVLSVVLTPHHFQDTEAHLGFFKEHFVVKGREAASACQHILSERARLMTFAA from the coding sequence ATGACCATCTCCACACTACCGCAAAAAGGCAAGATCGCCCTCGTCCGCGCCCGCTGGCACGCCGAAATCGTCGATCAATGCATAGACAGCTTCATCGCCGAATGGAGCAAATACGACGATCGCGGCGCGGCCGCCGTCGAGGTCTTCGATGTGCCGGGCGCGCTCGAAATCCCGCTGCACGTCCAGACACTGGCCCGCACCGGCCGCTACTCCGCCGTGGTCGCCGCCGCCTTCGTCGTCGATGGTGGCATCTACCGCCACGATTTCGTGGCGGGCAGCGTGCTCGACGCGCTGATGCGAGTGCAGCTCGATACGGGCGTCCCCGTTCTCTCCGTCGTCCTGACGCCGCATCACTTCCAGGATACCGAGGCGCATCTCGGTTTCTTCAAGGAACATTTCGTCGTCAAGGGCCGGGAGGCAGCCAGCGCCTGCCAGCACATCCTCAGCGAACGCGCCCGCTTGATGACCTTTGCGGCCTGA
- a CDS encoding MFS transporter, translating to MPPMMTPAAAPRRLTAQDFRTLGLAALGGALEFYDFIIFVFFATVIGKLFFPPDLPDWLVLIQTFGIFAAGYLVRPIGGIVLAHFGDLYGRKRVFAFSLLLMALSTLGMAAMPTYASIGIAAPILLICLRILQGAAIGGEVPGAWTFVAEHVPFRRVGFACGFLCSGLTFGILLGSFIAAIINTVFTPDEVASYAWRIPFLIGGIFGLIAVYLRRWLHETPIFADMKKSRALVSELPLKAVLRDYPRGIVISMLLTWILSAGIIVTTLMTATFLQKLYHYTAQQSLAATSFGTLFLIVGTAAAGAIVDRVGSGKFFTVASLFFGAATFVFYSYAATSLTVMFILYAVMGLSVGLVGAVPYVMVRAFPARVRFTGLSFSYNVAYAIFGGLTPIAVSTLLAINPMAHAYYLLFIAALAFCLGLYLIAKGDEIEAQAGIEELTTRLAAGS from the coding sequence ATGCCCCCAATGATGACGCCAGCAGCGGCGCCCCGCCGCCTGACCGCCCAGGATTTTCGAACGCTGGGCCTCGCAGCCCTCGGCGGTGCGCTGGAATTCTACGATTTCATCATCTTCGTCTTTTTCGCCACCGTCATCGGCAAGCTGTTCTTCCCGCCCGACCTGCCCGACTGGCTGGTGCTGATCCAGACTTTCGGCATCTTCGCAGCCGGCTATCTGGTCCGCCCCATCGGCGGCATCGTGCTCGCCCATTTCGGCGATCTCTACGGTCGCAAGCGGGTGTTCGCCTTTTCGCTGCTGCTGATGGCGCTGTCGACGCTCGGCATGGCCGCCATGCCGACCTATGCCTCCATCGGCATTGCCGCCCCCATCCTGCTCATCTGCCTGCGCATCCTGCAGGGGGCCGCCATCGGCGGCGAAGTACCGGGTGCCTGGACCTTCGTTGCCGAGCACGTCCCCTTCCGCCGCGTCGGCTTTGCCTGCGGCTTCCTCTGCTCCGGCCTGACGTTCGGCATCCTGCTCGGCTCGTTCATCGCCGCCATCATCAACACGGTCTTTACTCCTGATGAAGTCGCCTCATATGCCTGGCGGATCCCCTTCCTGATCGGCGGCATCTTCGGCCTGATCGCCGTCTACCTGCGCCGGTGGCTGCACGAAACGCCGATCTTTGCCGACATGAAGAAGAGCCGGGCGCTGGTATCGGAACTGCCGCTGAAAGCGGTGCTGCGCGACTACCCGAGGGGCATTGTCATCTCGATGCTGCTGACCTGGATCCTGTCGGCCGGCATCATCGTCACCACGCTGATGACTGCCACCTTCCTCCAAAAGCTCTACCACTACACCGCCCAGCAATCGCTGGCCGCCACCAGCTTCGGCACGCTGTTCCTGATCGTTGGCACGGCAGCCGCCGGCGCCATCGTCGACCGTGTCGGCTCCGGCAAATTCTTCACCGTCGCCAGCCTGTTCTTCGGCGCCGCCACCTTCGTCTTTTACAGCTACGCCGCCACTTCGCTGACAGTCATGTTCATCCTCTACGCAGTGATGGGCCTTTCGGTCGGCCTCGTCGGCGCCGTTCCCTATGTCATGGTCCGCGCCTTCCCGGCCCGCGTCCGCTTCACCGGCCTTTCCTTCTCCTACAATGTAGCCTACGCCATCTTCGGCGGCCTCACGCCGATCGCGGTCAGCACGCTGCTGGCAATCAATCCGATGGCGCATGCCTATTACCTGCTGTTCATCGCAGCCCTCGCCTTTTGCCTCGGGCTCTACCTGATCGCCAAGGGCGACGAGATCGAAGCACAAGCCGGCATCGAGGAACTGACGACGCGGCTGGCAGCAGGTTCCTGA
- a CDS encoding NIPSNAP family protein codes for MITCHLRYIIDAYKIAEFEDYARRWIPIVNRMGGTHHGYFLPSEGASNVAVALFSFPSFTAYEAYRNRMAADAECQATLELEAKNRSIISYERSFMRPVLG; via the coding sequence ATGATCACCTGCCACCTCCGCTACATCATCGATGCCTACAAGATTGCGGAATTCGAGGACTATGCACGGCGGTGGATCCCCATCGTCAACCGCATGGGCGGCACCCATCACGGCTACTTCCTGCCCTCTGAAGGCGCCAGCAACGTCGCCGTGGCGCTTTTCTCGTTCCCGAGCTTCACAGCCTACGAAGCCTACCGAAACCGCATGGCCGCAGACGCAGAATGCCAGGCGACGCTGGAACTAGAGGCGAAAAACCGAAGTATCATCAGCTACGAACGCAGCTTCATGCGGCCGGTGCTGGGGTAG
- a CDS encoding LysR substrate-binding domain-containing protein, which yields MHLPLDSDLLRMFLVVADTGNLTRAASDVGRTQSAISLQLKRLEESVGQPLFDRGPRGVALTESGRQLLPYARRIVGLMNETTAAMRRKPLDGVVRIGIPEEYGDTVLPRALAAFAESHPSVDVTVLCGYTSQQMEALENDQLDLAVVFDWSSQTQGEVLYIDPTVWVTSTVHRLHERNPIPVAIYGRSNWCRDFAIRSLEQHNLPFRIAYSCDTSSGLKIAVIAGLGIAPLSRSNIPPDCRELGVGDGFPPIDASRVVLRRNAYHSNPAVESMAEVIHQSFRPMTRPR from the coding sequence ATGCATCTTCCCCTCGATAGCGATCTGCTGCGCATGTTCCTGGTGGTTGCCGACACCGGCAATCTCACCCGTGCGGCCAGTGATGTCGGAAGGACGCAATCTGCCATCAGCCTGCAACTGAAGCGGCTGGAAGAGAGTGTCGGCCAACCGCTGTTTGACCGGGGGCCGCGCGGTGTGGCGCTGACAGAAAGCGGGCGACAACTGCTGCCCTATGCCCGCCGGATTGTGGGCCTGATGAACGAGACGACCGCCGCTATGCGACGCAAGCCGCTGGACGGCGTCGTCAGAATCGGCATTCCGGAGGAATATGGCGACACCGTTCTTCCACGGGCACTGGCAGCCTTCGCCGAAAGCCATCCTTCGGTCGACGTGACAGTTTTATGCGGCTACACTTCACAGCAGATGGAGGCGCTGGAAAACGACCAACTCGATCTTGCCGTTGTGTTCGATTGGAGCTCCCAGACTCAAGGGGAAGTTCTGTATATCGACCCAACCGTCTGGGTGACCTCGACAGTCCACAGGCTTCATGAGCGCAATCCCATTCCGGTTGCCATCTACGGACGCTCAAACTGGTGCCGTGACTTTGCCATTCGCTCTCTGGAACAGCACAACCTGCCATTCCGCATCGCCTACAGCTGCGACACTTCAAGTGGCCTGAAGATCGCCGTGATTGCCGGTCTGGGCATCGCTCCGCTCTCGCGCAGCAACATACCGCCCGATTGCCGAGAGCTCGGTGTTGGAGATGGCTTCCCACCTATCGACGCCTCCCGCGTCGTGCTGAGGCGCAACGCTTACCATTCGAACCCCGCAGTGGAGAGCATGGCTGAAGTGATCCACCAGTCCTTCCGGCCGATGACGCGGCCCCGCTGA
- a CDS encoding ABC transporter ATP-binding protein: MGSLQLKSIRKAYGTHEVLKGIDLEVKDGEFVIFVGPSGCGKSTLLRSIAGLEDVTDGTVIINGVDVTTTPPAKRGIAMVFQSYALYPHLTVKDNMGLGLKQAGTPKDAIEERVAKASGMLSLEPYLARRPAELSGGQRQRVAIGRAIVREPALFLFDEPLSNLDAALRVQTRLEIARLHRSLKATMIYVTHDQVEAMTLADRIVVLNAGAIEQVGTPMELYNRPANVFVGSFIGSPQMNMIPGAKLGESAKTIGVRPEHITLSRESGTWPAKVVHVEHLGADTILYLETDQTGLLTVRLFGEHPYSPDETVYATPDLAHMHRFGDDDKAIR; encoded by the coding sequence TTGGGATCGCTTCAACTCAAATCCATCCGCAAGGCCTATGGCACCCATGAGGTGCTGAAGGGCATCGACCTCGAGGTCAAGGACGGCGAATTCGTCATCTTCGTCGGCCCGTCTGGCTGCGGCAAGTCGACCTTGCTGCGCAGCATCGCCGGCCTCGAGGACGTGACCGACGGAACGGTGATCATCAACGGCGTCGACGTCACCACGACCCCGCCGGCCAAGCGCGGCATTGCCATGGTGTTCCAGTCTTATGCGCTTTACCCGCACCTGACGGTGAAGGACAATATGGGCCTTGGCCTGAAACAGGCGGGCACCCCGAAGGATGCCATCGAGGAGCGGGTTGCCAAGGCCTCCGGCATGCTCTCCCTCGAGCCCTATCTGGCCCGTCGTCCGGCAGAGTTGTCCGGCGGCCAGCGCCAGCGCGTCGCCATCGGACGTGCCATCGTCCGCGAACCGGCGCTGTTCCTGTTTGACGAGCCGCTGTCCAATCTCGATGCGGCGCTGCGCGTCCAGACGCGGCTCGAGATCGCCCGCCTTCACCGCAGCCTGAAGGCGACGATGATCTATGTTACCCACGACCAAGTCGAGGCCATGACGCTTGCCGACCGCATCGTTGTGCTGAATGCCGGAGCCATCGAGCAGGTCGGCACCCCGATGGAGCTTTACAACCGTCCCGCCAACGTCTTTGTCGGCAGCTTCATCGGATCGCCGCAGATGAACATGATCCCTGGCGCCAAGCTCGGCGAAAGCGCAAAAACCATTGGCGTACGCCCCGAGCATATCACCCTGTCACGCGAGAGCGGCACCTGGCCTGCCAAGGTCGTCCATGTCGAGCATCTCGGCGCCGACACCATCCTCTACCTCGAAACCGACCAGACTGGCCTTTTGACCGTCCGTCTGTTCGGCGAGCATCCGTATTCGCCAGATGAGACCGTCTACGCGACGCCGGATCTGGCGCATATGCATCGGTTTGGGGACGATGATAAGGCTATCCGGTAG
- a CDS encoding Gfo/Idh/MocA family protein — protein MSAVTQPIRVLVAGLGNMGRSHALAYHNNAGFEIVGLVNRSKPVLDEALHGYTIHPDFETALAELKPDLCSICTYSDSHADYAVMAFEAGCDVFIEKPLATTVADAERVVAAAKSAGKKLVIGYILRHHPSWMRLIAEARNLGGPYVFRMNLNQQSSGPTWETHKALMQTTSPIVDCGVHYVDVMCQITDARAVEVRGMGLRLSNEIAPDMYNYGHLQVKFEDGSVGWYEAGWGPMISETAFFVKDVMSPNGAVSIVMDPNAKSDDIDTHTKTSVIRLHNAETGPDGRFIRPDRDLHMDGEPGHQELCNFEQAYVLKAIIEDIDLTRHMHDAVQSLRICLAADESVRTGKTVTL, from the coding sequence ATGAGTGCAGTCACACAGCCCATCCGCGTGCTCGTGGCCGGGCTTGGCAACATGGGCCGCAGCCACGCGCTCGCCTATCACAATAACGCAGGCTTCGAGATCGTCGGCCTCGTCAATCGCTCCAAGCCAGTGCTGGACGAAGCGTTGCACGGCTATACGATCCACCCCGACTTCGAGACCGCACTCGCGGAACTGAAGCCCGACCTCTGCTCGATCTGTACCTACTCCGACAGCCATGCCGACTATGCGGTCATGGCGTTCGAGGCCGGCTGCGACGTCTTCATCGAAAAGCCGCTGGCAACGACCGTAGCCGATGCGGAGCGCGTCGTTGCAGCCGCAAAGTCGGCGGGCAAGAAGCTGGTCATCGGCTATATCCTCCGCCATCATCCGTCGTGGATGCGGCTGATTGCCGAGGCCCGCAACCTTGGGGGTCCCTATGTCTTTCGCATGAACCTCAACCAGCAATCGAGCGGCCCGACCTGGGAGACGCACAAGGCGCTGATGCAGACGACCTCACCGATAGTTGACTGCGGCGTGCATTATGTCGACGTCATGTGCCAGATTACCGATGCCAGGGCGGTCGAGGTGCGTGGCATGGGCCTGCGCCTGTCCAACGAGATCGCGCCCGACATGTATAATTACGGCCATCTGCAGGTGAAGTTCGAGGACGGCTCCGTCGGCTGGTACGAAGCGGGCTGGGGGCCGATGATCTCGGAGACGGCGTTCTTCGTGAAGGATGTGATGTCGCCGAACGGCGCCGTATCCATCGTCATGGACCCGAACGCCAAGTCCGACGACATCGACACGCACACCAAGACATCCGTCATCCGGCTGCACAATGCCGAAACCGGCCCGGATGGCAGGTTCATCCGCCCGGATCGCGACCTGCATATGGATGGCGAGCCCGGGCATCAGGAGCTCTGCAATTTCGAGCAGGCCTATGTGCTGAAAGCCATCATCGAGGATATCGACCTGACGCGGCATATGCACGACGCCGTGCAGTCGCTGCGCATCTGCCTTGCCGCGGACGAAAGCGTCCGGACTGGCAAGACCGTCACTTTGTAA
- a CDS encoding carbohydrate ABC transporter permease: protein MSKARSSTIRTGLVHLALISYTLIALFPVFLTVINSFKDRGAIFRAPMLVPTPTTFSLIGYQTVLGQGNFAMYFQNSFVVTIVSIVLVLLFGAMAAFALSEYRFRGNMVVGLYMAIGIMIPIRLGTVAILQGMVAAGLVNTLTALILVYTAQGLPLAIFILSEFMRTVSDDLKNAGRIDGLNEYAIFIRLVLPLIRPAMATVAVFTMIPIWNDLWFPLILAPSEATKTVTLGSQIFIGQFVTNWNAVLAALSLAILPILVLYVIFSRQLIRGITAGAVK from the coding sequence ATGTCCAAGGCACGCTCATCCACCATCCGCACCGGTCTCGTCCATCTGGCCCTGATCAGCTACACGCTGATCGCCTTGTTTCCGGTCTTCCTGACCGTCATCAATTCGTTCAAGGATCGCGGCGCGATCTTTCGCGCACCGATGCTGGTGCCGACGCCGACCACCTTTAGCCTGATCGGCTACCAGACGGTTCTGGGGCAGGGCAATTTCGCCATGTATTTCCAGAATAGCTTCGTCGTCACCATCGTCTCTATCGTGCTTGTGCTGCTGTTCGGTGCGATGGCGGCGTTTGCGCTGTCCGAATATCGCTTTCGCGGCAACATGGTCGTCGGGCTCTACATGGCGATCGGCATCATGATCCCCATCCGGCTCGGTACCGTCGCCATCCTGCAGGGCATGGTCGCCGCGGGTCTGGTCAACACGCTGACGGCACTGATCCTCGTCTATACGGCCCAAGGTCTGCCGCTGGCGATCTTTATCCTGTCCGAGTTCATGCGAACAGTCTCCGATGACCTGAAGAACGCCGGCCGCATCGATGGTCTGAACGAGTATGCGATTTTCATCCGGCTGGTATTGCCGCTGATCCGTCCGGCCATGGCGACCGTCGCCGTGTTCACAATGATCCCGATCTGGAACGACCTGTGGTTCCCGCTGATCCTTGCGCCGAGTGAAGCGACCAAGACTGTCACGCTCGGCAGCCAGATCTTCATTGGCCAGTTCGTCACCAACTGGAATGCCGTTCTGGCGGCGCTATCGCTGGCCATTCTTCCGATCCTGGTCCTCTACGTCATCTTCTCGCGGCAGCTGATCCGCGGCATCACTGCGGGAGCGGTCAAATGA
- a CDS encoding carbohydrate ABC transporter permease produces the protein MSDITTSAALQPVSIKRQRRWHILVFLFPAFLVYTVVMILPLIETLRQSFYNLVDGQLTFVGLANFKVLFGDIRWAHDFWNALRNNFIFFVIHMCVQNPIGVALAAMLSLPKLRFVTFYRTAIFLPTLLSFVIVGFIWKLILSPLWGVTPWMMDLVGLKALFSPWLGKPGSALIAVALISVWQYVGIPMMLIYAALLNIPEEVIEAAECDGITGWSQFWKIKLPLVLPAIGIISILTFVGNFNAFDLVYTVQGALAGPDGSTDILGTLLYRTFFGFQLQLGDRSMGATIATVMFLIILAGVSFYLFIVQRRIRRYQF, from the coding sequence ATGAGCGACATCACCACTTCAGCGGCCTTGCAGCCGGTTTCGATCAAGCGCCAGCGGCGCTGGCATATTCTCGTTTTCCTGTTTCCGGCGTTCCTGGTCTACACGGTGGTGATGATCCTGCCGTTGATCGAGACATTGCGGCAGTCCTTTTACAATCTGGTCGACGGGCAACTGACCTTCGTCGGCCTTGCCAACTTCAAGGTGCTGTTCGGCGATATCAGGTGGGCGCATGACTTCTGGAATGCGCTGCGCAACAATTTCATCTTCTTCGTAATCCACATGTGCGTGCAGAACCCGATCGGCGTGGCGCTGGCCGCCATGCTGTCGTTGCCGAAGCTGCGCTTCGTCACCTTCTATCGCACGGCAATCTTCCTGCCGACGCTGCTGTCCTTCGTCATTGTCGGCTTCATCTGGAAGTTGATCCTGTCGCCGCTCTGGGGCGTCACGCCGTGGATGATGGACCTCGTTGGCCTCAAGGCATTGTTCAGCCCGTGGCTCGGCAAACCGGGGTCGGCGCTGATCGCGGTCGCCCTGATCTCCGTCTGGCAATATGTCGGCATTCCTATGATGCTGATCTACGCAGCCCTGCTCAACATCCCAGAAGAAGTGATCGAAGCTGCGGAATGCGACGGCATCACCGGCTGGAGCCAGTTCTGGAAGATCAAGCTGCCGCTGGTGCTGCCGGCGATCGGGATCATCTCGATTCTTACTTTCGTTGGCAATTTCAACGCCTTCGACCTGGTTTATACCGTACAGGGTGCGCTCGCCGGGCCCGATGGCTCGACCGATATTCTGGGCACGCTTCTTTATCGCACCTTCTTCGGCTTCCAGCTGCAGCTTGGCGACCGCTCCATGGGCGCAACGATCGCAACCGTTATGTTCCTGATCATCCTTGCCGGCGTCTCGTTCTACCTTTTCATCGTTCAGCGGCGCATCCGCCGCTACCAGTTCTGA
- a CDS encoding ABC transporter substrate-binding protein has translation MTQKILKGLLLASSLLSSAGFVHAADVTLNVESWRNDDLSIWQTKIIPAFEAKNPGIKITFSPTAPTEYNASLNAKLDAGSAGDIITCRPFDASLDLFNKKHLADLTTLPGMSNFSPVAKAAWSTDDGKSTFCVPMASVIHGFIYNKDAFAKLGISVPKTTDEFYAALDKIKADGTYIPMAMGTKDLWEAATMGYQNIGPNYWKGEEGRVALMEGKQKLTDADWVEPFKQLAKWKPYLGDGFEAQTYADSQNLFTLGRAAIYPAGSWEIALFTAQAQFKMGAFPPPVPKAGDTGYISDHPDIGVGLNAKSAHPEEAKKFLSWVASSEFADIYANSLPGFFSLNSTPVKMSDPLAQEFVSWRGPYKSTVRSTYQILSRGTPNLENETWVESANVINGTDTPEVAAKKLQTGLDSWFKPAK, from the coding sequence ATGACACAGAAAATTCTGAAGGGCTTGTTGCTCGCATCCAGCCTTTTGAGCTCAGCCGGGTTCGTTCATGCGGCCGACGTCACTTTGAACGTCGAGAGCTGGCGCAACGACGACCTGTCGATCTGGCAGACGAAGATCATCCCGGCTTTCGAAGCCAAAAACCCGGGCATCAAGATCACCTTCTCGCCGACAGCCCCGACCGAGTACAACGCGTCGCTGAACGCCAAGCTTGATGCCGGTTCTGCGGGCGATATCATCACCTGCCGCCCGTTCGACGCTTCTCTGGACCTGTTCAACAAGAAGCACCTTGCCGACCTGACGACGCTGCCGGGCATGAGCAATTTCTCGCCGGTCGCCAAGGCTGCCTGGTCGACGGATGACGGCAAGTCGACTTTCTGCGTACCGATGGCTTCGGTCATCCACGGCTTCATCTACAACAAGGATGCCTTCGCGAAGCTCGGCATCTCCGTTCCGAAGACCACCGACGAGTTCTATGCCGCGCTCGACAAGATCAAGGCTGACGGCACCTATATCCCGATGGCCATGGGCACGAAGGATCTCTGGGAAGCAGCTACCATGGGCTACCAGAATATCGGTCCCAACTACTGGAAGGGCGAAGAAGGCCGCGTTGCGCTGATGGAAGGCAAGCAGAAGCTGACCGACGCCGACTGGGTCGAGCCTTTCAAGCAGCTGGCCAAGTGGAAGCCATACCTCGGCGACGGTTTCGAAGCGCAGACCTATGCCGACAGCCAGAACCTCTTCACTCTCGGCCGCGCCGCCATCTATCCAGCCGGCTCCTGGGAAATCGCGCTGTTCACAGCCCAAGCCCAGTTCAAGATGGGCGCATTCCCGCCACCGGTGCCAAAGGCCGGCGACACGGGCTACATCTCGGATCATCCGGATATCGGCGTTGGCCTGAATGCCAAGTCGGCGCATCCGGAAGAAGCCAAGAAGTTCCTGTCCTGGGTTGCCTCGTCGGAATTCGCAGACATCTACGCCAACTCGCTGCCGGGCTTCTTCAGCCTGAACTCGACACCGGTGAAGATGAGCGATCCGCTGGCGCAGGAATTCGTCTCCTGGCGCGGCCCGTACAAGTCGACGGTTCGCTCGACCTACCAGATCCTGTCGCGTGGCACGCCTAACCTCGAGAACGAAACCTGGGTGGAATCGGCCAACGTCATCAACGGCACGGATACGCCGGAAGTTGCTGCCAAGAAGCTCCAGACCGGTCTCGACAGCTGGTTCAAGCCTGCCAAGTAA
- a CDS encoding N-acetylglucosamine kinase: protein MTKYAIGIDGGGTSCRAAVADATGRILGRGKAGPANIMSDRTMALENIVASSRSALENAGIDPSCLASSSAVLGVAGANVGPHGSLIREALPFAKAEVVTDQLIALQGALGPSDGVVASFGTGSVYGARRHGKVTEIGGWGFVVGDQASGARLGRDLLELALLSHDGVCAPTPLTRNVMAAFSDNPQNVVEFAHSATPGNFARYAPQVFEHAAAGDAIATRIVRKAASDIDNSLDALLWPDCTTVCLLGGLALAYRTWLSTAHQALLVDPLGDALQGAVSFAVALAWKDERRSA from the coding sequence ATGACGAAGTATGCAATCGGCATAGATGGCGGCGGAACGAGTTGCCGTGCCGCCGTAGCAGATGCGACCGGCAGGATACTCGGGCGCGGCAAGGCTGGCCCTGCCAACATCATGTCGGACCGCACGATGGCACTTGAGAACATCGTTGCTTCCAGCCGCAGCGCCCTGGAGAATGCCGGGATTGATCCATCCTGCCTCGCAAGCAGCAGCGCCGTGCTTGGCGTTGCCGGTGCCAATGTCGGCCCTCACGGCAGCCTCATCCGCGAAGCGCTGCCATTTGCAAAAGCCGAGGTCGTCACTGACCAGCTGATCGCCCTGCAGGGAGCACTTGGCCCCTCGGACGGCGTCGTGGCTTCCTTCGGCACCGGTTCCGTCTATGGCGCAAGGCGTCACGGCAAGGTGACGGAAATTGGCGGTTGGGGGTTCGTCGTCGGCGATCAGGCCAGCGGCGCAAGGCTCGGCCGCGACCTCCTCGAGCTTGCGCTACTTTCCCATGACGGTGTCTGCGCGCCGACGCCGCTGACGCGCAACGTCATGGCGGCATTCAGCGACAATCCGCAAAACGTTGTAGAATTCGCGCACAGTGCCACGCCGGGGAATTTTGCCCGGTATGCGCCTCAGGTTTTCGAGCACGCCGCTGCTGGCGACGCCATCGCCACCCGGATCGTCCGCAAGGCGGCGTCTGACATCGACAACAGCCTAGACGCCCTGCTCTGGCCAGATTGCACCACCGTCTGCCTGCTCGGTGGTCTTGCTCTCGCCTATCGCACGTGGCTGAGCACCGCGCACCAGGCGCTGCTTGTCGACCCCCTCGGCGACGCGCTGCAGGGAGCCGTGTCGTTTGCGGTCGCCCTTGCCTGGAAAGACGAAAGGCGCAGCGCATGA